ATAAATCACACTCACTACAACTGACTGTAAAAAGCAAAAATACACAGCTTTACCAAAATCACACTGATCCACTTTCGGTAACAAGAAATGGGAAGCGTACAACGCAATTTGAGCACCAATTAATACAATGCTCATCATTAATGCGTAATTCCCTACATCCGCCATACCAAAGCGAGAAGACATGAACAACAGTGTTAAGGCACCAATAACCTGTGAGATCACCGATGCTCCGCCAATGGTAGAGGCCCCTTTGAGCAAACTCATAATATGATATCCTCACGCGAGGTCATATTAAGGTTCTCATTCGACTCTAATAACTTATCGTTTACTTTATTTAACACACAACCTAAGAATGGTGTCTTCTGCACTTTTAATTGCTTGATTGCCGCGAGTGATATATTGGAACTATTGTAATTAGACGCGGTGACAAATATAGCCGCGTCAATAAATTTGCTAATTAATTGAGTGTCTTTATTGTCAGAAATAGCAGGCGTATCAATAATAATGTAGTCATAATTTTTACGCAAACCTTCACAAAGAGACACAATATTAGGATGGGTCAGTACAACTAGAGGTGACAATGCTTGGTCTTTGCCAGCTGCAAGCCAATCAAACCCTTGTTTTTTAACAATAGCTTGCTCCACAGGCACATTTTGGTAAAGCACATCTGTTAAACCAAGTTGATCTGTATCACCTAATGATAACGTGAGATCACTTTGTCTTAAATCCATATCAATTAATAATACTCGCGTATCAATCGCCATTGATTTAGTGACTAAACAGGCCACTAACGATTTACCTTCTTGCGCATGTGCCGATGTTACGGCCAGTATTTTGGCTTCACTGTTGAGCAGTAAAATCTGGCTACGGATCCCTAGTGATGCAGCGTCAATATTGGGATATTTGATACTATTTTCCAATGCATCATTAGGAGTAATCGCCTGAGGATAAGCTCGTATTTCACCTAAAACCTCCAAACCTAAACGGCGCTTAACATCGAAAATAGACATCACTTTATTATTTAAAGCTGCCATTATTAATATAAACAAGGTTGCAATCAGTAATGAAGCAATCGCCACCATAACAATTAACAACATTTTATTAGGCTTACTTGCTTTACTCGGTACTTGGCCTGCATCAATTATTTTTACAGTTGACTCAATAAATTTAGTATTAATTTGAGTTTCATTCTGACGCTGCAATAATTGGTTATAGAGATCTCGAGTATGACTAATATCATCCGTCATATTGTGGTATTTCGTTTTCTGCACACCTAAAAATTGAAAGTCGTTGGTTCGTTGATTTAAAGCGGCCTGTAATTTTTGCTGTTTAAATACTGCCGCTTTATATTGATCCTTCACTCCTACCACAATTTCATTAATCAGTTTGTCAGCCTGATTTTTTAGAATTCTCAACTGAGCTTGAGCCTGAATCACTTTCTCATGCTTTGGGCCATATCGATTTTCAAGATCAGACAACTGGCCTTGCTGATAAATAATGGCTTGGCGCAAATTCTCCATTTGAGGGTGACGCGAGACATCAGGAAGAGCGGCAAGATCCGACAATTTATGCTTTTGATATTGCACCACCGTATTATACATACCTTCCATACTGGCACGTTGCGCAGTTGCCGCGGCTAGATCTTCGCTTAAAAGTGATAATTGCTTGGATTGAAACCCATCAACGCCATCATCATAAGTGATCAATTTTTGCTCTGTCAGGTATTGATTTAATTTTTTCTCTTTCGCTTTTAATCGTTGATGCATTTCATCAACCTGTTTAGCCAAAAACTGACTGACCTCTTGACTGGTTTGACGGTTATCATCTATAGACAGTTCGACAAAAGCCTTAACAATTTGATTGACCACTGCGGCAGCATCAATAGGATTCTCCGATTCAAAATCAACCGACACAACTTGAGTTTGTCTCACCGGAGATACCGTCATGTGTTTCATTAGATATTTGATACTACGGGATTTTTTCTTATCTAGATTGTCATTTTTAACTGTCTTTGACCCAACAAATTCAGGTTTATTATATAACGCTAATTCATCGACCACTTGAGCAGCCAAATGGCGCGATTTAAGCAACTCATATTGAGTATCAAAATAACGAGCACGGGTCGAGTCAAATGGTACGGTTTTGTCAAATGTCGTTGACTCGCTTAAATCTGCTTTTAATAAAATGGTCGCGAAAGATTCATATTTAGGCGTTAGCTTTAAGATCATAGGAATAGAGATCCCTGTAACCAAAATACTAAATGCCAGGATTTTCCACCAATTTTTTTTAGTTGCTTTCAACAAGCGGGAAAAGTCGATAGTACTTTCTAGCTTGCTTCCCTCTTCAACAAATAATGAGTTCATTTATACCAACTTAATTTTAGAAGAAACTCTGCTCAATAATGACAATATCACCAGGATAAACAGGTTGTGTGTTCTCGACATCTTTTAAGAGTTGCCCATCGGCACGTCGAATGCTTATATCATCACGATCAGCTCGGTCAGTAAAACCACCGGCAACAGCAATCGTTTTCTCTAACGTAAATCCTGGTTGATAGTCATAACTACCAGGGGTTTTAACTTCACCTGAAACATAGATCGGGCTAAATTCAGTAATTGAGACTGTCACCATAGGGCGCTTCATATAGCCATCTTTTAATCGGTCTCGAATATCAATCGACACTTGATTGGGCGTTTTACCCGTCAGTTGTACTTTTCCAATCAATGGATACATAACACTGCCAGTCTCATCAACCAGAAGTGACATCGAAAGGTCTGCTTCGTTATAAACAGAGATCTGTATTTGATCGCCCATTGATATTACATAAGGGTTTTCATTTGCTTGCTGGTTCGTTTTAGAGTCAGCTGATACATTGGTACTCACCAACACAAAGACAAAGAACGTGAGTAAAACTGATGTTATATTTTTCATTTAAATCACCAAGTTAACCGATAATCCGATTTCATTTTGTTTATAACCTAAATCTCTCTGATAGTCAGCGCCATTGATATAAGCAGGATTAGTGCTGTCATCTGTCCTATACAAAGAGTACTTATAATCCAAGGTTAACTTTACCTTAGGTCTGAATAGATAATTCAAGCTAAAGTTAACGTAGTTATACTGATCTGTTGCTTTCCTTATTTGATACTTCTCATGTACATAATGATAAGCTAGTTGGCTGGAAACATGCCCTAAAAATTGGTGTTGTAACGCAATACTCGACTGATAAGATTGAATATAATCACCTGTATTGTCCGGATCTTTCAATACACTGAGTGTTTTCAGCACTAGACTAGAATAATCCACTGGCTGCCACTTATACATCACATCCCAATTCACGCTGGTTATGGAACGATCCGGCATTTTATTGTCAAGATAGTACACTCTTGCCGCGATTTTTGACTTACCCGTTAACTGGCTAATGATAGAAAAAAGGGCAATATACTCATCATTGCAACGTTCCGGATCCAAGTAATCAAAACTTCGATACATTAAGGTATAATCAAAACGAGTTTTATCTGTGTAGTGATGCCGAAAGTTAATACTGGCATGGGTTTCCGTAAATTGTTCATTCTCTAGATAATCTTGAAACTCATAGGCATAACTGTTTAAAATATCGTAATCAAGTTTTTTTTGACCAAGGTTAACAAGAATATTGCCTTTAGCGCCTTTTGCTCCATAAGTATACGTTGCTTCAAAGTCGGTATTCACATTACCGATTTCGTGTTCAATATTAAACGCATCAAAAGTAGCAAGTTTGGCATTAGTTGAATTGTCACCAAAAAAGAACCCACGGGTGACTCCCTCTCCTCTCGCCTCGTGGCCTATCCCATAGTTCCCTTCAAATTCAACATGATGGCGCAGACCTAACTCCCAGTTAAACACACCACTTAATTGATGATCGGCATAACTGTCTGCACTCACCTGGTTATTGGTATAATTGCGATAATCACCTTGATAGTAAAAACCGAAATCTTTTGTATTCCTATGCCCTTCCATTGACAAGCTTGGCTGGAAGGAATAGTAGTTTGAGCCAATTATATTGCTATCTTTTTGATATAAAACATTATCATTATACCCATAATCACTCGTCAACGACGCTGTAAAATCTAGACCGAGTAACGGGTCGATATGGTGTGTCAAATCTTGAAAACGACTGTCAGCTCGCGTCGTCATACTGTAGGCGGCAGCCATGCAGCCTAAAAGCAGTAGATAATCCTTTTTCCACTTTAATGCCCCAATCATTTAATATGCCGTTTCACTCATAAAACCCTTAAATATTGTCATGAAAATTATTTTCAGATCATACAATGGTGTCCAGTTTTGCATATAGCGAATATCATATTGAATGCGCTTTGCCATTTTATCAAGGGTATCTGTTTCACCTCTAAAGCCTCTAATTTGTGCTAATCCTGTGATGCCAGGCTTGACTTTGTGACGCACCATATAGTTATCAACAATCTTGCGATATTGCTCATTATGCGAAACCGCATGCGGACGCGGCCCTACAATTGACATCGTCCCTTGTAATACGTTAATAAATTGTGGTAATTCATCCAATGATGTACGGCGGATAAAAGCGCCAAACTTGGTAACACGAGGATCGCCTTTGGTTGCTTGTACCACTACATCCGTATTTTCCATTACCTTCATTGAACGGAACTTCCATACCTTAATTTTCTTTCCTCCCAAACCATAACGATCTTGCTTAAACAAAACCGGTCCAGGTGAACTCAGTTTAACCCCCACCGCGACACCAGCGAGCACAGGTAAAATTATTAACGTGATCACACTGCCAACAACAAGATCAATGCCCCTTTTAATCACGCCACCCAGTCCTTCAAAAGGAGAGGCAAAAACACTGAAGGTTTGTACCTGACCAACTGATTTTAACTGTATATTGGATAAATTATAGGTATACAGATCAGGAACGATCATGGTATCAACAGTGGTATCCGACAAAATATGCATAAATTTACGAATTCGATCACGGGCCACCAGAGGAAGAGCAATATATACCTCATCGATTTCATTTTTTTTCGCTAGTTCAAGTAATGCAGCAATGCCTCCTTTATAGGCACTTTTCGTCATATAACCAAAACGTTTTGGGCCACGATCATCGTAAAAAGCAATATTCTGAATAATATCCTTGCCATATTTTTCTATTAACCCGCGTTCCACTGACAGTCCACCCGCGGTTAAGCCTAGAATGGCAATTTTTGGCGGCGCTGTTTTTATAGACAAAAGGGATAAGCGCAAAATACCTATTAAGAAAAAAGAGACGCTATAGACAATCCAGAGTAATTCTCTGGTAAGCGCAGCATCTTTTATGCAAGGTAAAGCTATAAATTGAGTTTTGACCAATGACATCAAAATAAGAGAGGTGAGAATAATGGCAATAAACTTCTTTAAAAATAGCATCTTACTTGATTCAAAACCCAGTTTATAGAAGCCGGTATATTCACCACTCAGTAGAAAAATAGCTGAAAATAATAGCCCTGCGGAAACATCCACAATCGATGGGTGTAATCCATTCAACTTTAGCAAACCGATTAATGTTAAATTGATGATACTGAAATCAACTATTTTAACTAATATGGAAAAACCATCGTTTGCAATTTTAATAGCCTCACGACTCATAACTCTAACCTATATATAAATAAATCATTATCGAAATAGAATGCTCTATCTGACTATGCAGCCGAGAATTAAAACATCACCGCTTCAAAATCAAGACAGTTTTAAGCCAATTTTCTATCAACATTTAACCAATTATGAAAAATGTCATCACTTAAATACAATATAATTATGCTTTTTACTCGCTCCATTGACAACAACAATGATTGTCACCGTTAGATTCTCGACATAAGTGACACCCAGGGCAAACGCGTGAGTGTTTAGTTTTTAGCCAGCCCCATAATTCCAGCTATCAATACTTTTTCTAAATGCTCTGTTTTCATCCAGCATCGCTTTTGCTTAGCAATAATACTGAGTTTGGTTGATTCTAACTGCAACATGTTAAGTGCCATATGCCGTAAACACGCTAAATTTTCAGCAGCATTTTCTTGAAAAATTTGGCAAGCATCTTCTTGCATGCTGACATCCAGGGTCCAATGCATCGATTCAATTGCCCAATGCTCACGCACGGCATTGGAGACCTGCTCAGAAGTCATTTTTTTAGAACTTATGTAATATCGATACTCTAAACTGAACGATTTCCTTTTTACATATCGACAACTCTCTATCATGACAATGGTTTTTAACCCCTTCCAACGAGAAAAATTGCCTTCTAACTTATCGGCATCCAGAACATAACTTTTACGATATTCAACGCGTCCATGATGCTTTTCTGGTTTAACTTCATCAGACTCTGATGATAATTTACGTTTAGGTGTAAATGCGCTTTTTACTGCTTTCGCTAGATTGCCTTGGTTACTTTTTACAGCAAGCAAGTAATCACCACCTTGGTTAATTATTGCGGTTGCAATTTTAGTTTGGCATGCCATTGCATCAATAGAGACAAGGGCTCCACGCAAATCTAGCATCTTAATTAGTTCTGGTATTGCTGTGATTTCATTGCTTTTTTGTTCAGTTTTTAACTGCCCTAAAACTAACTTGTTAGCAGAAGCGTATGCACTAATCATATGAATGGTTGAGCTGCGGTTTTCTCTATTGTATGAACCTCGTAAGGTTTTACCATCAATAGCAATCAATTCACCTTCGGTAAGCTGATGGACGGCACTCATCCAACTTAGAAAACATTCTTGAAATTGTTCTAGTTTAAGGTGTGAAATAGCACGAGCAATGGTGTCATCGACGGGTACCCCTCTTGAAATAACCCGAGTTGTTTAAACCAATCATGATGACCAAGGATATATTCATGGATATCAAACCAGCCACGAGCACCAGCGATAACGGAACATAAGGTTCCAAATAGGATATCGAATAAAGGATAAGTGACTTTGGCACTTTGTCGATTGTCGATTGTCGATTGTCGATTGTCGTTTACAGCCTTGAAATGTTCTTTAAATGTATCGATATGCATAGTTTTCGCTTCAAATATCGAGTATGAGATCATAAATAGAGCAGAGCGTCAATGAATGCATTAATTGCTCAAAAAACGTTCGCGATTTTGCCCTGAAGTGACACCCTGTCGATTTTTTATTTTTTTTCAACTCATCAATTAGTACACTAGCTTACCAAAAAAGCCCTTAAATATCGTTATATATATAATTTTAAAATCATAAAATACCGTCCAATTTTGTATATAACTAATATCATACTGGATGCGTTTTGCCATTTTATCCACCGTATCGGTTTCACCACGGTAACCACTGATTTGCGCTAACCCTGTGATGCCAGGTTTAACTTTATGACGCACCATATAATTATCAACAATTTTGCGATATTGTTCGTTATGCGACACCGCATGGGGGCGCGGACC
This portion of the Vibrio algicola genome encodes:
- a CDS encoding GumC family protein; translated protein: MNSLFVEEGSKLESTIDFSRLLKATKKNWWKILAFSILVTGISIPMILKLTPKYESFATILLKADLSESTTFDKTVPFDSTRARYFDTQYELLKSRHLAAQVVDELALYNKPEFVGSKTVKNDNLDKKKSRSIKYLMKHMTVSPVRQTQVVSVDFESENPIDAAAVVNQIVKAFVELSIDDNRQTSQEVSQFLAKQVDEMHQRLKAKEKKLNQYLTEQKLITYDDGVDGFQSKQLSLLSEDLAAATAQRASMEGMYNTVVQYQKHKLSDLAALPDVSRHPQMENLRQAIIYQQGQLSDLENRYGPKHEKVIQAQAQLRILKNQADKLINEIVVGVKDQYKAAVFKQQKLQAALNQRTNDFQFLGVQKTKYHNMTDDISHTRDLYNQLLQRQNETQINTKFIESTVKIIDAGQVPSKASKPNKMLLIVMVAIASLLIATLFILIMAALNNKVMSIFDVKRRLGLEVLGEIRAYPQAITPNDALENSIKYPNIDAASLGIRSQILLLNSEAKILAVTSAHAQEGKSLVACLVTKSMAIDTRVLLIDMDLRQSDLTLSLGDTDQLGLTDVLYQNVPVEQAIVKKQGFDWLAAGKDQALSPLVVLTHPNIVSLCEGLRKNYDYIIIDTPAISDNKDTQLISKFIDAAIFVTASNYNSSNISLAAIKQLKVQKTPFLGCVLNKVNDKLLESNENLNMTSREDIIL
- a CDS encoding polysaccharide biosynthesis/export family protein, with the translated sequence MKNITSVLLTFFVFVLVSTNVSADSKTNQQANENPYVISMGDQIQISVYNEADLSMSLLVDETGSVMYPLIGKVQLTGKTPNQVSIDIRDRLKDGYMKRPMVTVSITEFSPIYVSGEVKTPGSYDYQPGFTLEKTIAVAGGFTDRADRDDISIRRADGQLLKDVENTQPVYPGDIVIIEQSFF
- a CDS encoding outer membrane beta-barrel protein, with translation MIGALKWKKDYLLLLGCMAAAYSMTTRADSRFQDLTHHIDPLLGLDFTASLTSDYGYNDNVLYQKDSNIIGSNYYSFQPSLSMEGHRNTKDFGFYYQGDYRNYTNNQVSADSYADHQLSGVFNWELGLRHHVEFEGNYGIGHEARGEGVTRGFFFGDNSTNAKLATFDAFNIEHEIGNVNTDFEATYTYGAKGAKGNILVNLGQKKLDYDILNSYAYEFQDYLENEQFTETHASINFRHHYTDKTRFDYTLMYRSFDYLDPERCNDEYIALFSIISQLTGKSKIAARVYYLDNKMPDRSITSVNWDVMYKWQPVDYSSLVLKTLSVLKDPDNTGDYIQSYQSSIALQHQFLGHVSSQLAYHYVHEKYQIRKATDQYNYVNFSLNYLFRPKVKLTLDYKYSLYRTDDSTNPAYINGADYQRDLGYKQNEIGLSVNLVI
- a CDS encoding undecaprenyl-phosphate glucose phosphotransferase — protein: MSREAIKIANDGFSILVKIVDFSIINLTLIGLLKLNGLHPSIVDVSAGLLFSAIFLLSGEYTGFYKLGFESSKMLFLKKFIAIILTSLILMSLVKTQFIALPCIKDAALTRELLWIVYSVSFFLIGILRLSLLSIKTAPPKIAILGLTAGGLSVERGLIEKYGKDIIQNIAFYDDRGPKRFGYMTKSAYKGGIAALLELAKKNEIDEVYIALPLVARDRIRKFMHILSDTTVDTMIVPDLYTYNLSNIQLKSVGQVQTFSVFASPFEGLGGVIKRGIDLVVGSVITLIILPVLAGVAVGVKLSSPGPVLFKQDRYGLGGKKIKVWKFRSMKVMENTDVVVQATKGDPRVTKFGAFIRRTSLDELPQFINVLQGTMSIVGPRPHAVSHNEQYRKIVDNYMVRHKVKPGITGLAQIRGFRGETDTLDKMAKRIQYDIRYMQNWTPLYDLKIIFMTIFKGFMSETAY